The following coding sequences are from one Methanomicrobiales archaeon HGW-Methanomicrobiales-1 window:
- a CDS encoding nucleotidyltransferase: protein MDALALLRQHGPELKGRFGVAKIGIFGSFSRGEERPDSDIDVLVTFQKDRKTFDNFMGTKFYLENLFKRKVDLVTDAALKPLIRDPILQDVVYA from the coding sequence ATGGATGCACTAGCACTCCTCCGGCAGCACGGGCCGGAACTAAAGGGGCGGTTCGGCGTGGCGAAGATCGGCATCTTCGGCTCGTTCTCACGCGGAGAGGAGCGACCGGACAGTGATATTGACGTCCTCGTCACGTTCCAGAAGGACAGGAAAACGTTTGATAATTTTATGGGAACCAAATTTTATCTCGAAAATCTCTTCAAACGGAAAGTTGATCTCGTGACGGATGCTGCGCTCAAGCCCCTCATCCGCGATCCAATTCTCCAGGACGTTGTCTATGCCTAG
- a CDS encoding DUF86 domain-containing protein: protein MPRSQLLYLNDISEAAGNIRSYVGDITFEKFKNDRMRVDAVVRNFEVIGEAVKNLSDEVKTQFPSTDWKAVAGFRDTLIHGYFGIDLEILWDIIVNKIPVLQKEISAIITHEKAKNK, encoded by the coding sequence ATGCCTAGATCCCAGCTGCTCTACCTGAACGATATTTCAGAGGCAGCAGGAAATATCCGGTCTTATGTAGGGGACATTACATTCGAGAAATTCAAAAATGATCGGATGCGGGTCGATGCGGTTGTACGCAATTTTGAAGTTATCGGAGAAGCGGTCAAGAACCTGAGCGATGAGGTGAAGACGCAGTTCCCCTCAACCGACTGGAAAGCAGTTGCCGGTTTCCGCGATACCCTGATTCATGGATATTTCGGTATTGACTTAGAGATTCTCTGGGACATTATTGTGAACAAAATCCCGGTATTGCAAAAAGAGATCTCCGCTATTATCACACACGAGAAAGCGAAGAACAAATAA
- a CDS encoding type II toxin-antitoxin system mRNA interferase toxin, RelE/StbE family: MVELIWDERFKKIYKKWLHQHPELKAQFAKKIVQFEEEPFHPSLKTHTLSGVLKGLWSFRITYEHRLVFDFVDESRTQVVLIDIGSHEDVY, encoded by the coding sequence ATGGTTGAACTCATCTGGGACGAGCGATTCAAAAAAATTTACAAGAAGTGGTTGCACCAGCACCCGGAGCTGAAAGCGCAATTCGCCAAAAAGATTGTCCAGTTTGAAGAAGAACCGTTTCACCCATCATTAAAAACCCATACCTTAAGCGGGGTCTTAAAGGGACTCTGGTCGTTCAGGATTACGTACGAGCACCGCCTCGTTTTCGATTTTGTTGACGAGAGCCGGACACAGGTTGTATTGATCGATATCGGTTCGCACGAAGACGTGTATTAA
- a CDS encoding DNA methyltransferase — translation MIRSGEPAFIHKKIDNGNKNKLQDADSPIHSWYQFVLGYPPHLVQYYLSKFDIQPSQIVLDPFAGTGTTPVECMKYGIRNYGIEANRMAFFASKVKTNLALEPSELTEALDFISQSAISSFKKHHISDICPLIPAIKSQMRPITLEEIPILIPEQLKIIPAGFISEKPLHKVLILKAIIEKIEDENIRDFFTLSLATLIVKRAGNIGFGPEIYRKKAKLDIDALDFFISNSNRMIQDLEKFKNGRSVTTIIQGDSRSVNDCLSPQLKGKIDCIITSPPYPNEKDYTRSTRLESVLLGFIQDKKDLRSMKENLLRSNSRNIFYKDKDCENVKNFINIENIANEIEEKRIRMNKDSGFEKLYHKIVRHYFGGMYLHLKTLKPFLSPNAKLAYVVGDQMSFFQTHIPTADLLGEVAESLGYKVCEIELWRTRHASATSRSIDENVLILENQ, via the coding sequence ATGATCAGATCGGGAGAGCCTGCATTTATTCATAAAAAAATCGACAATGGCAATAAAAATAAACTCCAAGATGCAGATTCTCCAATCCATTCTTGGTATCAATTTGTTTTAGGATATCCGCCTCATCTTGTCCAATATTATTTGTCAAAATTTGATATTCAGCCTAGTCAAATTGTGTTAGATCCATTTGCTGGAACGGGAACAACACCTGTCGAATGTATGAAATACGGAATCCGTAACTATGGAATTGAAGCAAATCGGATGGCATTCTTTGCATCTAAAGTAAAAACAAATCTCGCTCTTGAACCATCTGAATTAACAGAAGCGTTAGATTTTATTTCACAATCGGCAATATCATCTTTCAAAAAACATCACATTAGTGATATATGCCCACTAATTCCTGCAATTAAATCTCAAATGAGACCTATTACCTTAGAGGAAATACCAATTCTGATACCGGAACAATTGAAAATAATTCCCGCCGGATTCATAAGTGAGAAACCCTTGCATAAAGTCCTAATTTTAAAAGCAATTATTGAAAAAATTGAGGATGAAAATATTCGTGATTTCTTTACCCTTTCATTAGCTACTTTGATCGTTAAAAGGGCAGGAAATATAGGGTTTGGTCCAGAAATTTACAGGAAGAAGGCGAAATTGGATATTGATGCATTAGATTTTTTTATTTCAAATTCGAATCGTATGATTCAAGATTTAGAGAAATTTAAAAATGGGCGATCTGTGACAACAATAATTCAAGGGGATTCACGAAGCGTGAATGATTGTTTGAGTCCCCAATTAAAAGGAAAAATTGATTGTATTATCACATCGCCTCCGTACCCCAATGAGAAAGATTACACAAGAAGTACCAGATTAGAGAGTGTTCTTCTCGGATTTATCCAAGATAAAAAAGATTTGAGATCCATGAAAGAAAATCTCCTCCGTAGTAATTCTCGAAATATTTTCTATAAGGATAAGGATTGTGAGAACGTAAAGAATTTTATCAATATTGAAAATATTGCAAACGAAATTGAAGAAAAACGGATTCGTATGAATAAAGATTCGGGTTTTGAAAAGTTGTACCATAAAATCGTTCGTCACTATTTCGGAGGCATGTATCTCCATCTTAAAACATTGAAACCATTTTTATCTCCGAACGCAAAACTCGCATATGTAGTAGGAGATCAAATGTCCTTCTTTCAGACCCATATACCAACCGCTGATCTTTTAGGAGAAGTCGCTGAGTCTTTGGGGTACAAGGTATGTGAAATTGAACTATGGCGAACCAGGCATGCATCCGCTACGTCTCGTTCAATCGATGAAAATGTGTTGATTCTTGAAAACCAATGA
- a CDS encoding DEAD/DEAH box helicase: MKIIVQLQRSGNYKLLFYDGKSVRGTAYVEMMATPRGPRPTKYRVRWGSKKEYVHTPSKELIAQLRESDVRMVKKDHLFEEFLEAFQVKAGTVNLCRMCLLDERYTPIEDETAITFGKNEKICLDCGRKELRREVSHIGRLGRDGIVHLEKLLASYRNLDRVLATLSPDKITMESAIFDKLEAHPVMTTASIDELPLPRIFVEASGVKQLMPAQHLAVEAGLLRGKDLLVVAATASGKTFIGEMAGIKNFMEGRGRTLFLVPLVALANQKYERFTERYARFAKSGLLTGTSRLNLPETRKIGDRNPQAPIIIGTYEGVDNMIRRGQKMQNIGTVIIDEVQMLEDKERGHRLDGMIARLKYLAPQAQFLYLSATIGSPKILAKKLNCTLVVYADRPVGLERYLLFLERKMKIPMIKQLTTEEYKRTSSKGFRGQTIIFTNARARCHTIADALGIRAAAYHAGLSSVERRDVEGKFLTGKLMAVVTTAALGAGVDFPASQVIFDALAMGRDWLSVQEFNQMGGRAGRPDFHDLGRVVILAEPGGSYSRENPGTEEEIAIKLLKGEMEEVAPVHEFEASSEEYVANAIACNGEEADLNRINTMMVGSMEPVLPDLVAHQLVEKHGTRLVMTPLARVMAEHFIGMERLLEIIRLTKCNTEPLDIIGELEYEDLHRDQRPEKKRGPGGGKPGERLREPEKRGHQPSVRERRQSNLSAEKPKHVQSEGAKMHVGHELSVKKQKVRRKR, encoded by the coding sequence ATGAAGATCATTGTCCAGCTCCAGCGGAGTGGCAACTACAAGCTCCTCTTTTACGATGGCAAGAGCGTGCGGGGGACTGCGTATGTCGAGATGATGGCAACGCCCCGGGGTCCCCGGCCCACGAAATACCGGGTGCGATGGGGCTCCAAGAAAGAATACGTGCACACGCCGAGCAAGGAGCTCATCGCCCAGCTCCGCGAGTCGGACGTGCGGATGGTGAAAAAGGATCATCTCTTCGAGGAGTTCTTAGAGGCGTTCCAGGTAAAGGCCGGGACGGTCAACCTCTGCCGGATGTGCCTGCTCGACGAGCGGTACACGCCCATCGAGGACGAGACTGCGATTACGTTTGGCAAGAACGAGAAGATCTGTCTTGACTGCGGGAGAAAGGAACTGCGCCGCGAGGTCTCGCATATCGGCAGGCTGGGACGCGACGGGATCGTGCATCTCGAAAAACTGCTCGCGAGTTACCGGAATCTTGACCGGGTGTTAGCCACCCTCTCGCCCGACAAGATCACGATGGAGTCGGCGATCTTCGACAAGCTCGAGGCCCACCCGGTGATGACAACGGCCTCCATCGATGAGCTGCCGCTGCCCCGGATTTTTGTGGAAGCGAGCGGGGTCAAGCAGCTGATGCCGGCGCAGCATCTCGCCGTAGAGGCCGGGCTGCTCCGGGGAAAAGATCTGCTCGTTGTTGCGGCAACCGCGAGCGGCAAGACCTTCATCGGCGAGATGGCGGGGATCAAGAACTTTATGGAAGGCCGGGGCCGGACGCTCTTCTTAGTCCCGCTCGTGGCGCTGGCAAACCAGAAGTACGAGCGCTTTACCGAGCGGTACGCCAGGTTTGCAAAGTCCGGGCTCCTGACCGGCACGAGCCGGCTCAATCTTCCCGAGACCCGGAAGATCGGGGACCGGAATCCGCAGGCGCCCATCATCATCGGCACGTACGAAGGCGTGGACAATATGATCCGCCGGGGCCAGAAGATGCAGAATATCGGGACCGTGATCATCGATGAAGTCCAGATGCTGGAGGACAAGGAACGCGGCCACCGGCTCGACGGGATGATCGCGAGGCTCAAGTATCTCGCACCGCAGGCCCAGTTCCTGTATCTCTCGGCCACTATCGGGTCGCCGAAAATTCTTGCCAAGAAACTGAACTGCACGCTCGTGGTGTATGCCGACCGGCCGGTAGGGCTGGAGCGGTACCTCCTCTTTCTCGAGCGCAAGATGAAGATCCCGATGATCAAGCAGCTGACAACCGAGGAGTACAAGCGGACTTCCTCGAAAGGCTTCCGGGGCCAGACGATCATCTTTACAAACGCCCGGGCCCGGTGCCATACGATCGCTGATGCGCTCGGTATCCGGGCGGCTGCGTACCATGCGGGCTTAAGCTCCGTGGAACGCCGGGACGTGGAGGGCAAGTTCCTGACGGGAAAACTGATGGCCGTAGTCACGACCGCAGCGCTCGGGGCCGGCGTGGATTTCCCGGCTTCGCAGGTGATCTTCGATGCGCTGGCGATGGGCCGCGACTGGCTCTCGGTGCAGGAGTTCAACCAGATGGGAGGCCGGGCAGGACGCCCCGACTTCCACGATCTCGGCCGCGTGGTGATTTTAGCAGAGCCCGGCGGCAGTTACTCGCGGGAGAACCCGGGCACCGAAGAGGAGATCGCAATCAAGCTGCTCAAGGGCGAGATGGAGGAAGTCGCCCCCGTCCACGAGTTCGAGGCGAGCTCGGAGGAGTACGTGGCAAACGCGATTGCGTGCAATGGCGAGGAAGCGGACCTCAACCGGATCAACACGATGATGGTGGGGAGCATGGAGCCGGTGCTGCCGGACCTTGTTGCGCACCAGCTGGTGGAAAAGCACGGCACGAGGCTCGTGATGACGCCGCTCGCGAGAGTGATGGCGGAGCATTTCATCGGCATGGAGCGGCTGCTGGAGATCATCCGGCTGACGAAGTGCAACACCGAGCCGCTCGATATCATCGGGGAGCTGGAGTACGAGGACCTGCATAGGGACCAGCGGCCGGAGAAGAAGCGGGGGCCGGGCGGCGGGAAGCCCGGGGAGCGGCTGCGGGAGCCGGAGAAGCGGGGGCACCAACCGTCAGTGAGGGAACGGCGTCAGTCTAACCTGTCTGCGGAGAAGCCGAAGCATGTGCAGTCGGAGGGGGCGAAGATGCATGTCGGGCATGAACTTTCGGTGAAGAAGCAGAAGGTCCGGAGGAAGAGGTAG
- a CDS encoding Crp/Fnr family transcriptional regulator has product MTLGAKDPLYSILRSKREVSRLQILVEIAEHQPAVRQQEIAEKMGVTPQAISEYIRELVDEGMVSAIGRGNYEVTKSGIEWVLANAESLESYARHIRRDIIQQVSVWAAIADENLHKDDEVGVYMKDGFLYAGKSPLAATGMVVADAKKGQDVGVARLNGIIEHKEGMIHVCKVPRIQHGGSKKVKRAELLAITREAGMVAAVGLEAYIALEAAGRKPDMFFGAREGVIEAAFHGIECAIIIVDEEFTDFLKRLESVELAYVIHDLIAP; this is encoded by the coding sequence TTGACACTGGGCGCTAAGGATCCCCTTTACTCTATTCTGCGCAGCAAACGTGAAGTCTCGCGACTCCAGATTCTCGTGGAGATCGCCGAGCACCAGCCGGCCGTCCGGCAGCAGGAGATTGCCGAGAAGATGGGAGTAACCCCGCAGGCAATCTCGGAATATATCCGCGAACTGGTTGATGAAGGCATGGTCTCGGCCATTGGTCGCGGCAATTACGAAGTAACGAAGTCCGGCATCGAGTGGGTGCTGGCCAATGCCGAGTCGCTGGAGTCCTATGCCCGGCATATCCGGCGCGACATCATCCAGCAGGTTTCCGTCTGGGCAGCGATTGCTGACGAGAACCTGCACAAGGATGACGAAGTCGGCGTGTACATGAAAGACGGTTTTCTCTATGCGGGAAAATCCCCGCTTGCGGCAACCGGCATGGTGGTTGCGGATGCCAAGAAGGGCCAAGATGTGGGCGTGGCCCGGCTCAACGGGATCATCGAGCACAAGGAAGGCATGATCCATGTCTGCAAGGTGCCCCGGATCCAGCACGGGGGCTCGAAGAAAGTCAAGCGGGCCGAGCTGCTGGCGATCACCCGCGAGGCGGGCATGGTTGCGGCAGTTGGTCTCGAAGCCTATATTGCGCTCGAAGCGGCGGGCAGGAAACCCGATATGTTCTTTGGCGCCCGCGAAGGCGTGATCGAGGCGGCGTTCCACGGGATCGAGTGTGCGATTATTATTGTTGATGAAGAGTTCACGGATTTCTTGAAACGGCTGGAGAGCGTGGAACTCGCGTACGTGATCCACGACCTGATTGCGCCATGA
- a CDS encoding ArsR family transcriptional regulator, with the protein MPGHIRIVNDPVELVPLLMTFNDPSFKKVYELLNKSWLTEEEIKAHVGGESVEVCLQLLKKGNLVEEQWRMPKPGSKPEKEFRATYNKFRANFQCNLSDLADIIYLSLSNDENLREVVDQIEGELTKGNSSINDLSRKFSISPVFVKGIAKRIPHMDVKGQGLVLLDTGR; encoded by the coding sequence GTGCCGGGACATATTCGAATTGTAAACGATCCAGTGGAACTCGTTCCGCTCCTCATGACGTTCAATGATCCCTCTTTTAAAAAGGTCTATGAACTGCTCAATAAATCATGGCTGACTGAAGAAGAAATAAAAGCGCATGTTGGCGGGGAATCGGTGGAAGTCTGCCTCCAGCTTTTAAAGAAAGGCAACCTTGTCGAAGAACAGTGGCGTATGCCAAAACCCGGTTCCAAGCCGGAGAAAGAGTTCCGGGCCACCTACAATAAGTTCCGGGCAAACTTCCAGTGCAACCTTTCCGATCTCGCCGATATCATCTACCTCTCGCTCTCCAATGACGAGAATCTCCGGGAAGTCGTGGACCAGATCGAAGGCGAACTGACGAAAGGCAACAGTTCGATAAACGATCTCTCCCGCAAGTTCAGCATCAGCCCGGTCTTTGTCAAGGGCATTGCAAAAAGGATTCCCCATATGGATGTCAAAGGGCAGGGACTGGTGCTGCTTGACACTGGGCGCTAA
- the hypF gene encoding carbamoyltransferase HypF, with protein sequence MRKTGRITICGIVQGVGFRPFVYAQATTLGIAGTVKNLGSEVEIFARGARFEEFLAAVTRGPPLSRIDSVTVSNTEAPIPDGFFILPSATGSFSGMIPPDIACCDECIADISRKGGRYENYWATSCVNCGPRYSIINEIPYDRERTSMDEFPMCPACAKEYNDPHSRRHHAQTIACAECGPKIELFDTEGRKVDCCNPVKEAAQLLDAGKILAVRGAGGFHLACIENAAGELKHRLGRIEQPFAIMVRPDYIDRIAEVSAQDRALLTSPVHPIVVLTKRDTTAHAAISNIHTIGCMLPYTGLHHLLFSYLKNPLLIMTSANMPGYPMITAIDQAMAKLNRDVDFFLTHNRTIVNRCDDSVMRDGYIIRLSRGIAPKRTAIDLGKRCILAVGPELNANATIYRNGFAVTSPHVGNVRNPATLEYLQETVRNLQRVLGAEFEVIAHDLHPQFLSTRFARELAAEHELELIPVQHHRAHIAAATTEPCIGIAIDGVGYGDDGTVWGGEIFSGQVPDLKRVAHLEPVAMPGGDLATKFPERMLYGILPDEKILALLAERGWADIELGVIRKQVASGFNVTQTSSTGRVLDAAAALLGICRERTYDGEPAMKLEAAAYGGKAEPWELVYNSQAGCEILSTRSLMATALARQQEARGDLRVVRNIAASFQYNLSRGIAAMAIRAAERDGMLKIAVSGGVAINHAIRETIRSEITGAGYDCVINADYPPGDGCVSFGQCVYAGKRRE encoded by the coding sequence ATGCGAAAGACGGGCAGGATCACAATATGCGGAATTGTTCAGGGAGTCGGGTTTCGCCCGTTTGTTTACGCACAGGCAACGACGCTGGGCATTGCCGGGACCGTGAAAAATCTCGGCAGCGAAGTGGAGATTTTTGCACGGGGAGCGCGGTTTGAGGAGTTTTTGGCGGCCGTGACCCGGGGACCCCCACTCTCACGCATTGATTCGGTTACAGTTTCTAATACAGAAGCCCCAATTCCGGACGGTTTTTTTATCCTCCCGAGCGCCACGGGATCGTTCAGCGGCATGATCCCGCCCGATATTGCGTGCTGCGATGAATGCATTGCAGATATTTCCCGGAAGGGCGGCCGGTACGAGAATTACTGGGCCACGTCCTGCGTGAACTGCGGACCCCGGTACAGCATCATCAACGAGATCCCGTACGACCGCGAACGCACGTCCATGGACGAGTTCCCGATGTGCCCGGCCTGCGCAAAGGAATACAACGACCCGCACTCCCGGCGCCACCATGCGCAGACGATTGCCTGCGCTGAGTGCGGGCCGAAGATCGAGCTCTTCGATACGGAAGGCCGTAAGGTGGACTGCTGCAATCCGGTGAAAGAAGCAGCCCAGCTGCTCGACGCGGGAAAGATTTTGGCAGTGCGGGGAGCCGGCGGGTTCCATCTCGCGTGCATTGAGAACGCGGCGGGCGAACTGAAACACCGGCTCGGCCGGATCGAGCAGCCGTTTGCGATCATGGTGCGGCCGGATTATATCGACCGCATTGCTGAAGTTTCGGCGCAGGATCGCGCCTTACTCACGAGCCCGGTCCACCCGATCGTTGTCCTCACAAAACGCGATACCACCGCCCACGCTGCGATCAGCAATATCCATACGATCGGCTGCATGCTGCCCTACACGGGGCTCCACCACCTCCTCTTCTCGTACCTGAAAAACCCGCTCCTCATCATGACAAGCGCGAACATGCCCGGCTACCCGATGATCACGGCGATTGACCAGGCCATGGCAAAGCTGAACCGGGACGTGGATTTCTTCTTAACCCACAACCGGACGATTGTGAACCGGTGCGACGACTCCGTGATGCGGGACGGGTACATCATCCGGCTCTCGCGGGGAATTGCGCCGAAGCGGACCGCCATCGATCTCGGCAAGCGCTGTATCCTTGCAGTCGGCCCGGAGCTGAACGCGAACGCGACCATCTACCGCAACGGGTTTGCCGTCACCTCCCCGCACGTGGGCAATGTGCGGAACCCGGCAACGCTGGAATATCTCCAGGAAACCGTCCGCAACCTCCAGCGGGTTCTGGGAGCGGAGTTCGAAGTGATCGCCCACGACCTCCACCCGCAGTTCCTCTCGACCCGGTTCGCCCGCGAACTGGCGGCCGAGCACGAACTGGAACTTATCCCGGTCCAGCACCACCGGGCCCATATCGCGGCCGCGACCACGGAGCCCTGCATCGGGATCGCCATCGATGGGGTCGGGTACGGGGATGACGGCACGGTCTGGGGCGGGGAGATCTTCTCCGGGCAGGTGCCGGACTTAAAGCGGGTGGCCCATCTCGAACCGGTGGCAATGCCCGGCGGGGATCTGGCCACAAAGTTTCCCGAGCGGATGCTCTACGGGATTTTGCCGGACGAAAAGATTCTCGCTCTTCTCGCGGAGCGGGGATGGGCGGACATCGAGCTCGGCGTGATCCGGAAACAGGTGGCCTCGGGCTTCAATGTCACGCAGACGAGCAGCACCGGCCGGGTGCTCGATGCCGCTGCGGCCCTGCTCGGCATCTGCCGGGAGAGAACCTACGATGGCGAACCCGCGATGAAACTCGAAGCGGCTGCGTATGGCGGGAAGGCCGAACCGTGGGAGCTCGTATACAATTCGCAGGCCGGCTGCGAGATCCTCTCCACCCGCTCGCTCATGGCAACGGCACTCGCCCGACAGCAGGAAGCCCGGGGCGATCTCCGGGTTGTGCGAAACATTGCCGCATCGTTCCAGTACAATCTCTCGCGGGGCATCGCGGCAATGGCGATCCGGGCAGCTGAACGCGACGGCATGCTGAAGATTGCGGTCAGCGGAGGCGTTGCAATCAATCACGCGATCCGCGAAACGATCCGGAGCGAAATTACCGGCGCGGGTTATGACTGCGTGATCAATGCAGATTACCCGCCGGGCGATGGCTGTGTATCCTTCGGGCAGTGCGTGTACGCCGGAAAACGCCGGGAATAA